CTCACAACATACCCCAGTTACGCAGCTTACTTAAGACGCTCACAACAGACCTTCTTTGTTACTGGGTGCAccagaaaacatgtcagcagtgtcaTACGTCAGCAgcgttgtgaacgcgctcacagcAGACCCGGAAGAGACGAcgatgctgaataaagttgttgttttttatttttggaccaaaatgtattttcgatgcttcaaaaaattctaactgaacctctgatgtcacatggactactttgaagatgtttttattatctttctggacatggacagtataccgtacatacattttcaatggagggtcagaaagcttttggactaaatctaaaatatcttaaactgtgttacgaagatgaatggaggtcttacgggtttggaacgacatgagggtgagtcattaatgacattattaaaatttttcggtgaactaaccctttaatgctttcatacaaacatacaatcataataattcaatatttatgaTTACACTGATCCCTGACTGGTCTAACACCAGGCTGGGAAATAGCAGTGTTGATAACTGGCGAACCTAACTGATTAGAAAAGATTGCGATTTAAACTTAAACTTGAGTTTAAGTTTATACTGGGTTTGAATTTAGAGCAATAAGTGTTTTGCCATGATGGTTCTATGAATCTACAGATTTGTGAGAGACATAGAAAAGTAGAGTTCAGGTAGATGGGGCTAAACTTTACCATCAGCCTGCTCCTGGGAAACTGCGCTATCATCTGCAAAACATCTTGTGCCTGAAATGTTACCATAGTCAAATATCGGCCCTTCCAGCAATGTCACAATATCCAGCCGATTGATCTTAGTCAGGACTGCAGTTAAGGCATCcgctaaaaggaaaaaaaaaaagatattcatgGTTGCACATATTAGCTGAACAATAAATTTAGCCTTTAAGTTGTTTCACTTATAATGGCTTAGAATATGATTTGGAAACAGAAGTCTGTCCCTGCCCAAACCCCACCCACCTTTCTCCTCTCTGTATGATTTACCCTTATTCAGAAAATATGTAGTGCATAGGCACACTTACTTGTAGCGTTTTTACCATCTCGGCTAACCCATTTCTTTAATAGCATGAAACTCTGAGCTGTCAATGAGTTGGGGTTTTCCACACGGATTTGATTTATCTCATCAACCGAAAATTCCATTTCCCTGGCCAGCTCTGCAAcacattaaatatagattaacGACTCCTCTGTCTTTACCACTCCCCCCGTACACATGTGCGCAGTACTGCAGTGACTGCAGATGGCACACCCTACTGATCGCAGCAGCACCGATGCTTTGAGAATCAACAACAAATAATTCAAAGTCAtatgtgcaaaaaataataatactaaaaagcagcatttaggggtaaaaatgtgacattatttGCACAGATGACATTATTACAGAGATATAAACATATAGAGTATATTTGTGCTAAGGTGCAATGCAACACTTTATCCTCTAGGTGGTGTCGTTTCTCACCAGTCCAACTCAGGCCAAGATGATCCGCCACAATAGCCATACGTACATCTGTTCTTTCACAGGGGCTCTGAGGGCCTGAGAGCAGAAGATGGAAAGCCATGAAAatctttaaaacataatattcagAGAAgtatttagaaaagtaataaatcAGACTACCCTTTTCTGATCAAGTCAAGATAATTAAAAGTTTGGGggagatttttgcatttttaagccACAACAAAATGAGTCAATATCCAAATAACAGGTGAGGGGAGATTGATCAGAAAAGagttgcaaaaatattttgatatagtCAATTATCTTGTTAGTGGTTTTAAGAGGTTAGATTTGTAAAGAATGCATCTAACCAATCTATTTGGAAATGTTTAAACCTTCTTACAGTATACTCTTACcagaaacacaacaaataaattgcaaaaaagaCATGATTCAAATGTCTCTACAGCTACAGCAGAGGGTCAAATGCGAATTCACAGTATCAAATGAAACTAAACATGCGGTATCTTTGGTGCTGTGCTAGGACTGTGTGTCTGCGTGGGCTCACAAGATCTATAGGCTTCCTTAACACCTTACACGAAACTAGGAACCAAAAAAATGGCCAGCAACCCACTCACACTGGCATGCTACAGTAAAACTGACTATCCATAGAAAGAGATCTGAAAACAGGTTAAGAGACCAGCACACAAgtacacaaagagagagaaaatgacaaatgacagaGATGACATCTACAGTCAGGTCACACCACAGGCAATCACAACGGCTCATGCAACTAAGATCATACAAGTGTAAAGTTTTACAAACTAGGCTTGATCTCCACGCCGGGGGCCACTTGAGGCCCAGCACCCTGACTGCCTTCACCTCCATCAGTCCTcctactcctcctcctcctgtctcTCCTGGACTGCTCAACCTGTGATCTCACGTCTCTAGCAGACCTGGATGTATGGTAGGGTTGCGACGCTTCTGATAAAGATGTGTTCCTTGATGTGCTGCTTTCTTCATCCTTATCATATGCCTGCATCTTTTTCTCTTCACTGGAAAGGCAGTCCACTTGCTTTACTGCACTACTAGGTTTTGAACTACTAGAACTTTTGCCAACCTCACGTAGGGGCTTCTGATCACATTTACTGCCTGATCTACTCACTGGACCGGGTTTTGATCTTTTGTTGTTGGTTATCGTTTTGGTTGGCTGTGTTTTACCTTTCTGTTTGGCTATTGTGGTGGTCCTACATTTCCCAACTGGTGAGGAACTAACATGTTTAACCTTCATCATTGGGATTCTAGATTTAGGCTTCACATCTGGGAATGGATCTAATCGATTCCTGGCTACTGGTCTAATCTTCTGAATTGGTTTAGAAGATACTAGATCTTTTTTACAACCCAGTGGTGGATGAGGTGCTCTCACTGGCAACCTAGACTTTGGTGGCTTTCTTGTAATGTCTTTGCATTTGGAGATTACATCATTCTCTGTACTGCCATTCCTGAAAGTACCAGTGTCCTTTCTGACTGAATCTTCACATGGGTTTATTAATTGAACTGAGCAAAGATCAGACATTAACAGCTGTTCAGTTTGTATGCCGCTTTGTAGCAAGCAGTGTGTTCCAGCATTTAAGGCCTCAAGATTAGCATTATTACTACAGTTTCTGGAATTACTGGAAGTTGTCTGGAGGTATGTTTGTGGTTCTGTCCTCGATGAGTCTGTCATCTGATTGTACTTGCTTGTGCTATAGGTGTCTGGTCCTACTTGATGTGCAGTTTCTGGTGTTTGACCTTGTGAACTATCCCAGTCTACACAAACAAAATCTCTCCTCTCAATGTTGGAAGATTTGAGTCCTACCTTAAAAGAAGAACATAAAGAACTGACTTCTGAATAGGGGGGAGGCTCCATGTCATGAGATGTGTCAGAGTGGTCAGTGCATATCTGAATGATATTGTATGATATAACCGTGTTGTCCTCCATCTTAACTTGTGCTCTCTCAACTATCTGTGGATTTGAGGTGACTACATTTGGTTTTCTGACCCCATCCCCTATCCTCCCTCCTAATGTATGCTCACCGATCTGAAAAAATTGCAGCCTCTCTTCAACAAAATCCCGCTTGCTCATGTCAATCGCACCACTGCGGGTCATCTCAAACATCTTCCCTTCGTGGAAGGGGAAAGGGTTTGGCTCGCTAGTTGGTGTGCTTTCATCGGTTGGGGTTCTTGCAGGAGTTGTGTCAGGGGTTGTTGCTGTAGACTTGTCATCTACTGCTAGCCCAAACGGCTTGGGCTCATCATCTTTTATTCTAGCGTCCACTACTTCATCTTCTCCTCCCTTGCTTGACCAAGGATCAAAGCCTTTTGTTGCAACAGTTTTAAAAGGCGTATTAAACTCCTCATCTAGCTTGTAACTAAAGTAAGTTTCAGACAATCCTTGATCAGATTGTTTTCCATCCTTTTCACCGTCCTTTCCATTCCTTTTGTTTGAGGGATCAGTCTTAGCTTTGGTCTTTTTGTAATCCTCAGCTGGTGATTCTTCATGAATTACTTCAAGTTTACTTTGGCAACGGTCACTTGGTCTAGACATATTATCTAATGCCCAAAGATCCTTTCTGTTTTCATTGGGAAATCCAAATGGTTTGGCAATAGATTCACTTAAGCCGTCATCCTCATCTTGAAGTTCATATCCATCAAGAGAGTCGATCTCAGTGGCATCAGTGTCATGAGAGAACTCTGCAGTTGTCGCTATTGAGCAATCTGTGATGGACTGATCATTGCCATTTTGTTCATAATCATAATCTTCTGCTTTTCCATTATCATTTGCCCCTTGTTCTTTATCGTTTCCATTCTTGTCCGTTTTTTTGGATGGGCTTTTCATCAAATCTTTGTCCTCATCTATCTTAAAGGTATATTTCTTTATTGGAATAGGTTTAAAGACAGATTCCTCCTCCGCACTTGAATCACTATCATTAGCTCCTGGGGGCACAGGAGATGGAGGCTGGACTCTTATTATAGGTTCAGCAAGAAGATGTTTATCATGCTCCTCTTGGAGATTTACTTCCATCAATTCAGTCTCAGCCTCTGAGGAAGGAGTTGACCCTTTTTTCTCAGGCTGTGAGGAATCAGAATCCAAGGGTGGTGGAGGAGGGAACTCTATATATGCAACTCTTTTGTTTTGTGTCCCCTGGCCATTTTCGTGCTTACCATTGGCTCCTTTTTCTGGTCCAGATTCTGTCAAATGAATAGCTTTGCCTTGCTCACTATCTTCTGACTCCTCTGAAACCTCAGCTATTGGGCTTGCAATACCTggcataaatgcaataaatggatCAGGGGTTCTTGAGGTGAGATCATAGCTGACCTCTTCTGAGCTTGGTGTCTCTGGAGTCATAGGACTTTTGCCAGAGCTATCGATAAAAGAGAACTGTTCTAAAGTGTCATCATCTGGGCTGCCTTGAGGAGATGTGGGCTGTTTCTGTTTAACTGCATAAATTGTTCGGCTTTCTGAGCTAACCATCTTTTTGAATGTTCCATTGCTTCCTCCTCCTCCCATATCTTTGTCAGACTGTTTCCCTACTTGAACACTTACATAGACTGGTAAAGTTTTAAGCCCTTTGAAACTTTCTCTTGTTGTAACGGTGGATATTTTTTCGACCAAACTACTGTCACTTAGACCACTTGTTCTACTTTCAGCAGAGACCTCTTCAGACTTCTTTGTTGCAGCTTCCTCTCTCTGTAACTCTGAACGGCCCTGAACCCTTGGTTTGGTCAGGGTAGGTATTTGCGATGGGCTCTTTTCGGATAATTTAGTTAATGTGTCTTGATTTGCCTTCTTTGACTGATTATTGTCTGAAGAACCAGGTGATGTTCTCACAGGAATATGAGATTCTGTCTTTTTCATAAGGGTCTTTATCTGAAAGTCATTCCTACTGATATTATCCTTAGAGAATGAAGCTGTTTTAACTGTCTCATTTTTAATGTCACCCTTTAAAAACTGCTGCTCTTTAATATCATTAATTGCACTATGCCTGTCTACAATATTTCCATCTTTCAAATCTTGAGAGTCAACTTTAGTAGAGCTCTCCCGAGATTTATCAAACTCTTGatctttcattttctcaaaatgagaaGCTCTTTTAACAACAGTATCTGATTTTTCAGGTAAACATTTTTCACCCAACTGTGTTGAGACAATAGTACTGCTACTTTTATCGTTTTCTGTTAGTTTTTTAGGAGGTGGGTGTCCTTCGTCTGTGGAATCAGCTTTTGAACCACCGTAAAACTGATACACTGGTAATTTACTTTCTGTTAGTTTCTTAACTGGTTGTTTTGATTGTGTTAGAGGCACATTCTGATCCTGTTTCTGTGCTTCTATTTCAAACTTTTGTCGAACAGAACTCACTCTAAAAGTCTTAACGGGGACTGGGGGGCCTGCATCACCTGTCTTTGTCTGCTTAAGATCTTCGTGCTGTTTTGGCTTGTCCTCACTGAACTGTGATAGCATATGCCTCTCGGGACTGTTTGGCAGACTTGCACTTTTCCTTTCATTTGTGCTGCCAAACATCTTCTGTCTGCCTTTGTCCCATTCCTCAGCTGCAGTCTTTTGCTTTTTCTCAGGGCTGCTGCACGTTGAGCTCGGCCCTGACTGTGTCTCTCGTGATAATCTTGTTGGTTTCTTTTTCTCAGGGGACTGGAGCTCATCATTTAACTTTTCAGTTTTGTCCCTAAAAAACTGTGAAACTTCACTCAGTTTCTCCTCTGCCTCTTTAATGGTCCGATCTACTCTATCTTCATATATGAGCTTCTCTCTGTTCCTGTCCTGCCTATCCTGGGCGAATCTCATCCACACCGCATGTTTAGGGCTACCGGGTTCTGTGGTATAATGTAATACTGTAACTTTGTCATATTGCTCATCTTGTGGGGGATATTTACCTGATTTCTCTGATGCATCCCTTGCTGACTTTAATTTGGACTGCTTCCTGGGGCCAGCTACTTTTTCTCCATATATGCCTTCTGCCCCATGGACCTCAGTGGCTACGCTATGCGCCTGATCTGCCACTGAGTCCTCAGTATCAGAATGTGATATGTCTAATTTTTCTGAGAGCAACATTTTTTcagcaaacctgtatgactcccCTCTCAACTCAGATAACTCATCATCATGATACTCAATAGAATGCTGGCTTAGAAGTTTTAAAGCTTTATATGACTCATCTGCAATAAGCTGAGCTGAACCTGGACGAGACTCTTCCTCTTGGGAAACAGGTGTATTGACTCTGGATGTGTCTAAGAAGGACGGAAGTGATTCCTCAGCAGTAAGTTCCTCCTCATCTTGAAGAGTCTCATAATCACCATCAACCCTTTCAACAAGCTCCTTAAGACCTCGGTCACTCCTGCATATAAACTCTGGATGCTTTTTAGTCTCTCTGATTATAACTTCTGTCGGGTCAGTTGTGTTGCCCTTTTCTATGTGAACCTCAATAATTCTCTCAACTTTGGGTTTTTTGTCCTTTTCGAGGAACCGTGGGGACAATTCATCTCCTTTAATGGCATCTTGGCCAGTTTTGTGCTCAAATAAACCGGCAAATTCTTTGGAAGGGTCTCTTCCAGACTGAAAAGCTTTCATTATGTCTCGGACTGACATTGTTTCTCCAGCATCTTTCAGTTGAGGTTTGTGGTAGACCATTCGAGTTGTAGTGGTGATATGAGTTTCTTCTTTGACGCAGGCCAGTTCCTCAGAGCTGGCTTTCATCTGCAAGGCTTTTACCTTATCTTTGATCGAGCTAACTGCTGGCTCAGGCTCAACCGGAGGCTTTAAAACTGCTGCCTCATCCATTAGTGGCTCACAGACCTCCTCAGGATGTTCATAGCTCCTGATGACGTGAACAACCTCAGTTCTGGTTTCTGTTATGACAGGGGGAATAGGCAGATCTGTGAAGGGGGGTTTGGGCCCTGTGCTCTCTGCACTTTGAGGAGCTGATGGGGTCTTTTCACTTCTGGTTTCAAAACCACTATCTGAGAGGGGACTCTTATCTTGTTCATGGGAAAAGTCATCAGGAGATTCCAGGATAGCATCTGTGCCATTGTAGGAATCTGCTAACTTACTCAAGTCTTTCTCTGAGGGAGAGGTCCGCATACCTGTGGGTGGCATTTTGAGCTTGTGCTCCGGTTTTATGGTACGCTTTTGTTTTTCCTCCCCTTCCTTCTTTATTTCATCATACCTGCTCTTTACATCAGCTATTTTTGAAAGGGAACTGGCACCAAGATCATTCATTAAGTAATCAACCACTTTAGCTAAATTGAGATCTTTGTCTGGCACTGACTGTGGCCCGACAGGAAGAGTTGGTTCAAATGTTGGCAGGGAACGCATGGCACTCTGTCGTGCCTCCTCAATTTCATCTTTGGAGAACTCTTCCCATTCATCTTCTGAGGCCCTGTCTTTACTTGAGCTTTTGGCCTCGCTCAGGACATCTTTTGTAAGAATTTCACTAACTTTGACAAGGTCCTCTTTAACTTTCTCAACCAAACTGAAAGGCTCTTCATCCTCCACCCTGGACTCTTTAAAAACATGCGAGTGGAAGCTTTTGGCTGTGGTTGATGAGTCAGTTTGTAAGATTGCAGtcattcttatcagatcttcctTCATATCTGCCACATCCTTAAGAATCTCTTGACTGGATGTCAATGTGGGTGCAGCAGCAGCTTTTAGGACTGTTGGGGAAATAAAAAGTGAGGGCTTTGAGGGTTTAATCCGTGATGTTGAGGACTGTGCTTGGGTGTGTGTCTGAGGTGTGATTGTTATTTTTTCTGGGAGTTTCTTCCCCTGGGGTTCAGGAAGCACACTGACCACGGAGAATACCGGAACGGACATGGAAATGGGTGATATTGATGTGGTGGTAGTGGCTGGTGATCTAAGGGTATCGTAAACAGAACTTGATAAATTTGATCTTAAAGGTGAAGATACAGATTTTAGTGCACTATAATTTGACGTTAAGCCAGCAGTAAGTGTTTTCTCAGCCTCACTGAAGGCTGCACCAACACTGGCCGTAGCTGCTTGCGTTGTGGCCTGTATCCGTTCTTGTAAGCTGTAAACCCCTCCTGTAAACAGACGGGAAGATGCAGAGGAGGATGAGGGGTATTTTATCGGTGAAATGGATCCGTTTAGCAGGACTGTTTCAGTACTGGATATTGTAGGCTTAGCTGATGAAGAAAGTGATGACAGAATCGTACCCCTAGCTGCATCTGTGGTTGTTTTAATAGAGGACAAGCTTGATATGTTTCGAATGG
This region of Cyprinus carpio isolate SPL01 chromosome B12, ASM1834038v1, whole genome shotgun sequence genomic DNA includes:
- the LOC109100368 gene encoding ankyrin-3-like isoform X37 gives rise to the protein MATIGTGESEPAQTDSNASYLRAARAGNLEKALDYIKSGVDINICNQNGLNALHLASKEGHVEVVAELIKLGATVDAATKKGNTALHIASLAGQVDVVKELVTNRANINAQSQNGFTPLYMAAQENHLDVVKFLLDNGSSQSIATEDGFTPLAVALQQGHDQVVSLLLENDTKGKVRLPALHIAARKDDTKAAALLLQNDHNADVESKMMVNRTTESGFTPLHIAAHYGNINVATLLLNRGAAVDFKARNDITPLHVASKRGNANMVRLLLERGARIDAKTKDGLTPLHCGARSGHEQVLEMLLDRGAPILSKTKNGLSPLHMATQGDHLNCVQLLLHHEVPVDDVTNDYLTALHVAAHCGHYKVAKVLVDKKANPNAKALNGFTPLHIACKKNRIKVMELLLKHGASIQAVTESGLTPIHVAAFMGHENIVTQLTNHGASPNTMNVRGETALHMAARAGQANVVKFLVANGADVDAKAKDDQTPLHISSRLGKPDIVQQLLQHGASPDATTTSGYTPLHLAARDGHKDVGSILLDNGASLGITTKKGFTPLHVAAKYGKIEVAKLLLQKRAPPDAAGKSGLTPLHVAAHYDNQKVALLLLDQGASPHAAAKNGYTPLHIAAKKNQMEIATTLLEYGADTNATTRQGISPLHLAAQEGNVDMVTLLLARETAINLGNKNGLTPLHLAAQEDKVNVSEVLVNHGATIDPETKMGYTPLHVACHYGNIKMVHFLLKNQAKVNAKTKNGYTPLHQAAQQGHTHIINLLLQHGASPNELTVNGNTALAIARRLGYISVVDTLKVVTEETHTTVTVTEKHKLNVPETMNEVLDMSDDEVRRANVPEMLNEDYISDVDEGEDAMTGDTDKYLGPQDLRELGDDSLPQEGYVGFSVGARTASPKVSLRSFSSDRSNTLNRSSFTRDSMMIEEILAPNKDTGVCREMPTLVDSHFKHLTLAKDYNANSMRRCSWTPETLDNVNLVSSPVHSGISPSPLQYDNRFLVSFMVDARGGSMRGSRHNGMRIIIPPRKCTAPTRITCRLVKRHKLASLPPMVEGEGLASRLVEVGPAGAQFLGPVIVEIPHFGSMRGKERELIMLRSENGETWKEHHYDCKSEDLVELLNGMDEELDSTADLEKKRICRIITKDFPQYFAVVSRIKQESNQMGPDGGVLSSMTVPLVQASFPEGALTKKIRVGLQAQPVPDEAVKKIIGNRATFSPIVTVEPRRRKFHKPITMTLPVPPLSGEGVVNGYKGDPTPSLRLLCSITGGTSPAQWEDITGTTPLTFMNDCVSFTTNVSARFWLADCHQTPETVGLATQLYRELICVPYMAKFVVFAKMNDPVESSLRCFCMTDDKVDKTLEQQENFEEVARSKDIEVLEGKPIYVDCYGNLAPLTKAGQQLVFNFYAFKENRLPFCVKVRDSSQEPCGRLSFLREPKTSKGLAQTAICNLNITLPGLKKDVDSDPEEETEKPERRHTFASLALRKRYSYLTEPGTKTVERSTTRTLPAGYAHKPVFSTRSYQAWSTAPITVPGQTKCGLGSLSSSPSNTPSVSPLKSVWSISSASPIKSTLGTSNASPAKSVSDVASPIRTYRSMSSPIKTVVQQPQNQVQISSSLLSSPGKTGTDPVSIKGLAASLSSRANLISSPGSMLDRTFTTVTQADSIKSTTNTYTSSFKSTLAPSSIVASSPIRNISSLSSIKTTTDAARGTILSSLSSSAKPTISSTETVLLNGSISPIKYPSSSSASSRLFTGGVYSLQERIQATTQAATASVGAAFSEAEKTLTAGLTSNYSALKSVSSPLRSNLSSSVYDTLRSPATTTTSISPISMSVPVFSVVSVLPEPQGKKLPEKITITPQTHTQAQSSTSRIKPSKPSLFISPTVLKAAAAPTLTSSQEILKDVADMKEDLIRMTAILQTDSSTTAKSFHSHVFKESRVEDEEPFSLVEKVKEDLVKVSEILTKDVLSEAKSSSKDRASEDEWEEFSKDEIEEARQSAMRSLPTFEPTLPVGPQSVPDKDLNLAKVVDYLMNDLGASSLSKIADVKSRYDEIKKEGEEKQKRTIKPEHKLKMPPTGMRTSPSEKDLSKLADSYNGTDAILESPDDFSHEQDKSPLSDSGFETRSEKTPSAPQSAESTGPKPPFTDLPIPPVITETRTEVVHVIRSYEHPEEVCEPLMDEAAVLKPPVEPEPAVSSIKDKVKALQMKASSEELACVKEETHITTTTRMVYHKPQLKDAGETMSVRDIMKAFQSGRDPSKEFAGLFEHKTGQDAIKGDELSPRFLEKDKKPKVERIIEVHIEKGNTTDPTEVIIRETKKHPEFICRSDRGLKELVERVDGDYETLQDEEELTAEESLPSFLDTSRVNTPVSQEEESRPGSAQLIADESYKALKLLSQHSIEYHDDELSELRGESYRFAEKMLLSEKLDISHSDTEDSVADQAHSVATEVHGAEGIYGEKVAGPRKQSKLKSARDASEKSGKYPPQDEQYDKVTVLHYTTEPGSPKHAVWMRFAQDRQDRNREKLIYEDRVDRTIKEAEEKLSEVSQFFRDKTEKLNDELQSPEKKKPTRLSRETQSGPSSTCSSPEKKQKTAAEEWDKGRQKMFGSTNERKSASLPNSPERHMLSQFSEDKPKQHEDLKQTKTGDAGPPVPVKTFRVSSVRQKFEIEAQKQDQNVPLTQSKQPVKKLTESKLPVYQFYGGSKADSTDEGHPPPKKLTENDKSSSTIVSTQLGEKCLPEKSDTVVKRASHFEKMKDQEFDKSRESSTKVDSQDLKDGNIVDRHSAINDIKEQQFLKGDIKNETVKTASFSKDNISRNDFQIKTLMKKTESHIPVRTSPGSSDNNQSKKANQDTLTKLSEKSPSQIPTLTKPRVQGRSELQREEAATKKSEEVSAESRTSGLSDSSLVEKISTVTTRESFKGLKTLPVYVSVQVGKQSDKDMGGGGSNGTFKKMVSSESRTIYAVKQKQPTSPQGSPDDDTLEQFSFIDSSGKSPMTPETPSSEEVSYDLTSRTPDPFIAFMPGIASPIAEVSEESEDSEQGKAIHLTESGPEKGANGKHENGQGTQNKRVAYIEFPPPPPLDSDSSQPEKKGSTPSSEAETELMEVNLQEEHDKHLLAEPIIRVQPPSPVPPGANDSDSSAEEESVFKPIPIKKYTFKIDEDKDLMKSPSKKTDKNGNDKEQGANDNGKAEDYDYEQNGNDQSITDCSIATTAEFSHDTDATEIDSLDGYELQDEDDGLSESIAKPFGFPNENRKDLWALDNMSRPSDRCQSKLEVIHEESPAEDYKKTKAKTDPSNKRNGKDGEKDGKQSDQGLSETYFSYKLDEEFNTPFKTVATKGFDPWSSKGGEDEVVDARIKDDEPKPFGLAVDDKSTATTPDTTPARTPTDESTPTSEPNPFPFHEGKMFEMTRSGAIDMSKRDFVEERLQFFQIGEHTLGGRIGDGVRKPNVVTSNPQIVERAQVKMEDNTVISYNIIQICTDHSDTSHDMEPPPYSEVSSLCSSFKVGLKSSNIERRDFVCVDWDSSQGQTPETAHQVGPDTYSTSKYNQMTDSSRTEPQTYLQTTSSNSRNCSNNANLEALNAGTHCLLQSGIQTEQLLMSDLCSVQLINPCEDSVRKDTGTFRNGSTENDVISKCKDITRKPPKSRLPVRAPHPPLGCKKDLVSSKPIQKIRPVARNRLDPFPDVKPKSRIPMMKVKHVSSSPVGKCRTTTIAKQKGKTQPTKTITNNKRSKPGPVSRSGSKCDQKPLREVGKSSSSSKPSSAVKQVDCLSSEEKKMQAYDKDEESSTSRNTSLSEASQPYHTSRSARDVRSQVEQSRRDRRRRSRRTDGGEGSQGAGPQVAPGVEIKPSPQSPCERTDVRMAIVADHLGLSWTELAREMEFSVDEINQIRVENPNSLTAQSFMLLKKWVSRDGKNATTDALTAVLTKINRLDIVTLLEGPIFDYVSGLQSETSGTNGKTATLSQGLNTVTQGQRESSQELVSSTPGVQTERQNGEHPELQAKARLSSDASESSSKPKGKARKDSGQEGVSSEALEDRGPNNRGEDISKPKVQAGEGGKGIKKEGRQREKVVQS